From the genome of Streptomyces sp. NBC_01260, one region includes:
- a CDS encoding alkene reductase, producing the protein MTTAFDPLDLAGTQLANRIALAPMTRSRAGEGGIPTELAAEYYAQRASAGLVITEGVQPSAVGQGYPSTPGLHSDGQVAGWRRVTDAVHDKGGTIFAQLLHAGRIGHPVLLPDGLTPVGASPVAASGQVFTHEGPKDFVIPRELTGTEIRATIADFVTAARNAVDAGFDGVELHGANGYLIHQFLAPNSNLRTDAWGGSVEGRIRFAAETVRAVAAEIGAARTAIRISPGNPFNDIDEPAPQATYRALVQAVEPLGLAYLHIVEGKADDRALTGALSKEFNGTLVLNPASEGPTGPEALALIEEGVASVISYGALFLANPDLPERLRAGGPYNAADRATFYGGDHRGYTDYPALGA; encoded by the coding sequence ATGACCCGCAGCCGGGCGGGCGAGGGCGGTATACCGACGGAGCTGGCCGCCGAGTACTACGCCCAGCGCGCCTCGGCCGGGCTCGTCATCACCGAGGGCGTCCAGCCCTCGGCCGTCGGGCAGGGCTACCCCAGCACACCCGGGCTGCACAGCGACGGACAGGTCGCCGGCTGGCGCAGGGTCACCGACGCCGTGCACGACAAGGGCGGCACGATCTTCGCGCAGCTCCTGCACGCCGGCCGCATCGGCCACCCGGTCCTGCTGCCCGACGGGCTCACCCCGGTCGGCGCCTCCCCGGTCGCGGCGTCGGGGCAGGTCTTCACCCACGAGGGCCCGAAGGACTTCGTCATCCCGCGCGAGCTGACCGGCACCGAGATCCGGGCCACCATCGCCGACTTCGTGACCGCCGCGCGCAACGCGGTGGACGCCGGGTTCGACGGCGTGGAGCTGCACGGTGCCAACGGCTACCTGATCCACCAGTTCCTCGCGCCCAACTCCAATCTGCGCACCGACGCATGGGGCGGCTCCGTGGAGGGCCGCATCCGGTTCGCGGCCGAGACCGTGCGCGCCGTCGCCGCCGAGATCGGAGCCGCGCGCACCGCGATCCGGATCTCGCCCGGAAACCCGTTCAACGACATCGACGAGCCCGCGCCGCAGGCCACGTACCGGGCGCTGGTGCAGGCCGTCGAACCGCTCGGGCTCGCCTATCTGCACATCGTCGAGGGCAAGGCCGACGACCGCGCGCTGACCGGGGCGCTGAGCAAGGAGTTCAACGGCACGCTCGTCCTCAACCCGGCGAGCGAGGGCCCGACCGGACCCGAGGCGCTGGCCCTGATCGAGGAGGGCGTGGCGTCGGTCATCTCGTACGGGGCACTGTTCCTGGCCAACCCGGACCTGCCGGAGCGGCTGCGGGCCGGCGGCCCCTACAACGCCGCGGACCGGGCGACCTTCTACGGGGGCGACCACCGCGGCTACACGGACTACCCGGCGCTGGGCGCGTGA
- a CDS encoding VOC family protein, which translates to MTSHVHHVTVDCGDAYKLATFWAEVLGASLADDDFPGDPEALVETPGTALLFITVPEPKSTKNRIHFDIQPDDRTRDEEVERLLALGATLVGDHRKPNGRGWATLADPEGNEFCVECSARERALLTGTRLPVTADDVTSAVRLAVAALKEAPAQGWHTPAGTLTWSCWETVEHLSDDLFGYAAQLGPQSPPLDSHVPFHWAARREGGPANAIFADPAAGTAGLLQTLEAGGALLAAMVRTTSPDVRSHHSYGISDAEGFAAMGIVETLVHTHDLAAGLGVDWTPPADLCDRVLARLFPGAPDDSDRWTVLLWSTGRAELPGRERVTSWKWHGAPLDEAPRQ; encoded by the coding sequence ATGACTTCACACGTACACCACGTCACCGTCGACTGCGGCGACGCCTACAAGCTCGCCACGTTCTGGGCCGAGGTGCTGGGCGCCTCCCTGGCCGACGACGATTTCCCCGGTGACCCCGAGGCCCTAGTCGAGACCCCCGGTACCGCGCTGCTGTTCATCACCGTGCCCGAACCGAAGAGCACCAAGAACCGCATCCACTTCGACATCCAGCCGGACGACCGCACCCGGGACGAGGAGGTCGAGCGGCTGCTCGCCCTCGGCGCCACCCTGGTCGGCGACCACCGCAAGCCGAACGGGCGGGGCTGGGCGACGCTGGCCGATCCGGAGGGCAACGAGTTCTGTGTGGAGTGCAGTGCGCGTGAGCGGGCGCTGCTGACCGGGACGCGGCTGCCGGTCACGGCGGACGACGTGACGTCGGCGGTGCGGCTGGCGGTCGCCGCGCTCAAGGAGGCCCCGGCGCAGGGCTGGCACACCCCGGCGGGGACGCTCACCTGGAGCTGCTGGGAGACCGTGGAGCACCTGAGCGACGACCTCTTCGGGTACGCGGCCCAACTGGGTCCGCAGTCACCGCCGTTGGACAGCCATGTGCCGTTCCACTGGGCCGCACGCCGCGAGGGCGGACCGGCCAACGCGATCTTCGCGGACCCGGCGGCCGGTACGGCGGGTCTTTTGCAGACCCTGGAGGCCGGCGGGGCACTGCTCGCGGCGATGGTCAGGACGACCTCCCCGGACGTCCGCTCGCACCACAGCTACGGGATCTCCGACGCGGAGGGATTCGCCGCGATGGGCATCGTGGAGACCCTGGTGCACACCCATGACCTCGCGGCGGGCCTCGGCGTCGACTGGACGCCGCCCGCGGACCTGTGCGACCGGGTGCTGGCCCGGCTCTTCCCCGGCGCCCCGGACGACAGCGACCGGTGGACCGTACTGCTGTGGTCCACCGGTCGCGCCGAACTGCCGGGCCGGGAGCGGGTCACCTCATGGAAGTGGCACGGTGCGCCCCTGGACGAGGCTCCGCGGCAGTAG
- a CDS encoding DUF397 domain-containing protein, producing the protein MTTDSPRWFKSSYSNNGGACVEVAANVAASRGMVPVRDSKDLSGPVLTVPANAFASFVAGVKAGGFDTV; encoded by the coding sequence GTGACAACCGATTCCCCCCGCTGGTTCAAGTCCTCCTACAGCAACAATGGCGGCGCCTGCGTCGAGGTTGCCGCCAACGTCGCCGCCTCGCGCGGCATGGTCCCCGTCCGTGACTCCAAGGACCTGAGCGGCCCGGTGCTGACCGTTCCCGCCAACGCGTTCGCCTCGTTCGTGGCGGGCGTGAAGGCCGGAGGGTTCGACACCGTCTGA
- a CDS encoding DUF5753 domain-containing protein, with the protein MVNIKELNPDASPEAAYGARLRRAREARDWKQDDLGGRIGYTGRHVSGVENGRKPPTRRFSIGVDAALGLEGTTDSFEREWRDIRHGSLLEGFPEYVGYEGRAAEIRLYEVGVLPGLLQTPEYATVLAESAVRRRAITSEQAHERASLVAERQAALVRKSAPPLVLVVLDESCIRRPVGGSAVMDAQLARLVEFAELPNTVLQIAPFSMAEHRPFDLPLYILTLSDRQLMSYAESAQQGHLDRENTSVVPLLTAYHQLQAGALSQAASVAMIEQLRKGTP; encoded by the coding sequence TTGGTAAACATCAAGGAGTTGAACCCGGACGCGTCGCCGGAAGCGGCGTACGGTGCCCGCTTACGCAGGGCACGAGAGGCGCGCGACTGGAAGCAGGACGACCTCGGTGGACGGATCGGATACACCGGACGGCACGTCTCCGGCGTAGAGAATGGTCGTAAACCGCCAACCCGCAGGTTTTCGATCGGTGTTGATGCCGCACTGGGGCTCGAAGGAACAACCGATTCCTTTGAGCGCGAGTGGCGGGACATCCGGCACGGCAGTCTGCTGGAAGGCTTCCCGGAGTACGTGGGATACGAGGGCAGGGCAGCGGAGATCCGGCTGTACGAGGTAGGCGTTCTGCCCGGTCTGCTCCAGACCCCGGAGTACGCGACCGTCCTTGCCGAGAGCGCCGTCAGGCGGAGAGCGATCACCTCCGAGCAGGCGCACGAGCGGGCCAGCCTCGTCGCGGAGCGGCAAGCAGCGCTCGTACGGAAGTCCGCTCCGCCGCTTGTCCTGGTGGTGCTTGACGAGAGCTGCATCCGTCGGCCCGTAGGTGGATCAGCGGTCATGGACGCGCAGTTGGCACGACTGGTGGAATTCGCCGAGCTGCCGAACACCGTGCTCCAGATCGCCCCGTTCAGCATGGCGGAGCACCGCCCGTTCGATCTGCCGCTGTACATCCTGACGCTCTCGGACCGCCAGCTCATGTCGTACGCGGAGTCCGCTCAGCAAGGCCACCTCGACCGGGAAAACACTTCCGTGGTGCCCCTGTTGACCGCCTACCATCAGTTGCAGGCTGGAGCGCTCTCGCAAGCGGCATCCGTGGCCATGATCGAGCAGTTACGAAAGGGCACACCGTGA
- the thpD gene encoding ectoine hydroxylase: protein MTADARADLYPSRGAAEMTTPRQDPVIWSAPGAPGPVTAKDLQGFERDGFLTVDQLIEPDEVAGYHAELERLIADPAVRADERSIIEPKSQDVRSVFEVHRLSEVFGRLVSDERVVGRARQILGSDVYVHQSRINVKPGFGASGFYWHSDFETWHAEDGLPNMRAVSVSIALTENHDTNGGLMIMPGSHKSFLGCAGETPKDNYKKSLQMQDAGTPSDEALTKMADRHGIKLFTGRAGSATWFDCNCMHGSGDNITPFPRSNVFIVFNSVENKAEEPFAAPVRRPEFIGARDFTPVK, encoded by the coding sequence ATGACCGCTGATGCACGTGCCGACCTGTACCCATCGCGCGGCGCCGCCGAGATGACCACTCCCCGCCAGGACCCGGTCATCTGGTCCGCGCCCGGCGCACCGGGTCCGGTCACCGCGAAGGACCTCCAGGGGTTCGAGCGCGACGGTTTCCTCACCGTCGACCAGCTGATCGAGCCGGACGAGGTGGCCGGCTACCACGCCGAGCTGGAGCGGCTGATCGCCGATCCGGCGGTCCGGGCCGACGAGCGCTCGATCATCGAGCCGAAGTCGCAGGACGTGCGATCGGTCTTCGAGGTCCACCGGCTCAGCGAGGTGTTCGGGCGGCTGGTCAGCGACGAGCGCGTGGTGGGCCGGGCCCGTCAGATCCTCGGTTCGGACGTGTACGTCCACCAGTCCCGGATCAACGTCAAGCCGGGCTTCGGCGCCTCGGGGTTCTACTGGCACTCGGACTTCGAGACCTGGCACGCCGAGGACGGTCTGCCGAACATGCGGGCGGTGTCCGTCTCGATCGCGCTGACCGAGAACCACGACACCAACGGCGGGCTGATGATCATGCCCGGCTCGCACAAGTCGTTCCTCGGGTGTGCGGGCGAGACGCCGAAGGACAACTACAAGAAGTCGCTCCAGATGCAGGACGCGGGTACCCCGTCCGACGAGGCGCTGACCAAGATGGCCGACCGGCACGGCATCAAGCTCTTCACGGGCCGGGCCGGTTCGGCGACCTGGTTCGACTGCAACTGCATGCACGGCTCGGGGGACAACATCACCCCGTTCCCGCGCAGCAATGTCTTCATCGTGTTCAACAGCGTGGAGAACAAGGCCGAGGAGCCCTTCGCGGCCCCGGTCCGCCGCCCGGAGTTCATCGGGGCGCGGGACTTCACACCGGTGAAGTAG
- a CDS encoding ectoine synthase produces MIVRSFSDIENTDRHVKAASGTWESKRIVLAKEKVGFSLHETVLYAGTETSMWYANHIEAVLCTEGEAELTNDETGEKHWIAPGTMYLLNGHEHHTLRPKTDFRCVCVFNPPVTGREDHDENGVYPLLTEEG; encoded by the coding sequence GTGATTGTCCGATCGTTCAGTGACATCGAGAACACCGACCGGCATGTGAAGGCCGCCTCCGGCACCTGGGAGAGCAAGCGCATCGTGCTCGCCAAGGAGAAGGTGGGCTTCTCGCTCCACGAAACCGTGCTGTACGCGGGTACGGAGACGTCGATGTGGTACGCGAACCACATCGAGGCCGTGCTCTGCACGGAGGGCGAAGCAGAGCTCACCAACGACGAGACCGGTGAGAAGCACTGGATCGCCCCCGGCACGATGTACCTGTTGAACGGGCACGAGCACCACACACTGCGTCCCAAGACGGACTTCCGGTGCGTGTGCGTCTTCAATCCTCCCGTCACCGGACGGGAGGACCACGACGAGAACGGCGTCTACCCGCTGCTGACCGAGGAGGGCTGA
- the ectB gene encoding diaminobutyrate--2-oxoglutarate transaminase yields MTITPPALSVFETLESEVRSYCRGWPAVFDRAQGARLTDEDGHSYLDFFAGAGSLNYGHNNPVLKRALIDYIERDGITHGLDMATTAKRAFLETFQNVILRPRDLPYKVMFPGPTGTNAVESALKLARKVKGRESVVSFTNAFHGMSLGSLAVTGNAFKRAGAGIPLVHGTPMPFDNYFDGQVPDFLWFERLLEDQGSGLNKPAAVIVETVQGEGGINVARAEWLRALQELCERQDMLLIVDDIQMGCGRTGGFFSFEEAGITPDIVTLSKSISGYGMPMSLCLFKPELDIWEPGEHNGTFRGNNPAFVTAAAALDAYWADGQMEKQTLARGEQVEHALLAICGEHDSAQFRGRGLVWGLEFNDPKRASAVCARAFELGLLLETSGPQSEVVKLLPPLTITPEELDEGLRTLARCVRETA; encoded by the coding sequence GTGACCATCACCCCGCCCGCCCTCAGTGTCTTCGAGACCCTGGAGTCCGAGGTACGTAGCTACTGCCGCGGCTGGCCCGCCGTGTTCGACCGCGCGCAGGGCGCCCGGCTGACGGACGAGGACGGCCACTCGTACCTCGACTTCTTCGCCGGAGCCGGCTCCCTCAACTACGGCCACAACAACCCGGTGCTGAAACGCGCGCTGATCGACTACATCGAGCGCGACGGCATCACCCACGGCCTCGACATGGCTACCACCGCCAAACGAGCCTTCCTGGAGACCTTCCAGAACGTCATCCTGCGGCCGCGCGACCTGCCGTACAAGGTGATGTTCCCCGGCCCGACGGGCACCAACGCCGTCGAGTCGGCGCTGAAGCTGGCCCGCAAGGTCAAGGGCCGCGAGTCCGTGGTCTCGTTCACCAACGCCTTCCACGGCATGTCGCTCGGCTCGCTGGCCGTCACCGGCAACGCCTTCAAGCGGGCCGGCGCCGGTATTCCGCTGGTGCACGGCACTCCGATGCCGTTCGACAACTACTTCGACGGCCAGGTCCCCGACTTCCTCTGGTTCGAGCGGCTCCTGGAGGACCAGGGTTCCGGGCTCAACAAGCCCGCCGCCGTGATCGTGGAGACGGTCCAGGGCGAGGGCGGCATCAACGTCGCGCGGGCCGAGTGGCTCCGTGCGCTCCAGGAGCTGTGCGAGCGTCAGGACATGCTGCTGATCGTCGACGACATCCAGATGGGCTGCGGCCGTACCGGCGGCTTCTTCTCCTTCGAGGAGGCCGGCATCACGCCGGACATCGTGACGCTGTCGAAGTCCATCAGCGGCTACGGCATGCCCATGTCGCTCTGCCTGTTCAAGCCCGAGCTGGACATCTGGGAGCCGGGCGAGCACAACGGCACCTTCCGCGGCAACAACCCCGCGTTCGTCACCGCCGCCGCCGCGCTCGACGCCTACTGGGCGGACGGCCAGATGGAGAAGCAGACGCTGGCCCGCGGCGAGCAGGTCGAGCACGCGCTGCTGGCGATCTGCGGCGAGCACGACAGCGCGCAGTTCCGCGGCCGCGGACTGGTGTGGGGTCTGGAGTTCAACGACCCCAAGCGTGCGTCGGCCGTCTGCGCCCGCGCGTTCGAGCTGGGGCTGCTGCTGGAGACCTCGGGTCCGCAGAGCGAGGTCGTCAAGCTGCTGCCGCCGCTGACCATCACCCCCGAGGAGCTGGACGAGGGCCTGCGCACGCTGGCCCGCTGCGTCCGCGAGACCGCCTGA
- the ectA gene encoding diaminobutyrate acetyltransferase: MTAAPADFARARSEFITIDTPRVEDGAAIWRIARDSQVLDLNSSYSYLLWCRDFAATSVVARDETGSPVAFVTGYIRPDRPETLVVWQVAVDHGHRGTGLAAKLLDALTSRVAAEQGLAWVETTITPDNTASDRLFTSYAQRHDVAVEQEVLFDGGLFPEGSHLPEVLYRIGPFHA, from the coding sequence ATGACCGCCGCACCAGCAGATTTTGCCCGTGCCCGAAGCGAATTCATCACCATCGACACCCCACGAGTGGAGGACGGAGCCGCGATCTGGCGCATTGCCCGCGACTCCCAGGTCCTGGACCTCAACTCCTCGTACAGCTACCTGCTGTGGTGCCGTGACTTCGCGGCGACCTCCGTGGTCGCCCGCGACGAGACCGGCAGCCCGGTCGCCTTCGTGACGGGGTACATCAGGCCAGACCGCCCCGAGACGCTCGTCGTCTGGCAGGTGGCCGTCGACCACGGCCACCGCGGCACCGGCCTGGCAGCGAAGCTGCTGGACGCCCTGACCTCACGGGTCGCCGCGGAACAGGGCCTCGCCTGGGTCGAGACGACCATCACGCCGGACAACACCGCATCGGACCGCCTGTTCACCTCCTACGCCCAGCGCCACGACGTGGCCGTGGAACAAGAGGTGCTCTTCGACGGCGGCCTGTTCCCGGAGGGCTCTCATCTGCCGGAAGTGCTCTACCGCATCGGCCCGTTCCACGCCTGA
- a CDS encoding pyridoxal-phosphate-dependent aminotransferase family protein, with the protein MTHPFLDLTPLTPAHFAAVERRVAGLLATEQDVVIMQGEALLPLEGCIRGGARPGSTALNVVTGPYGQTFGNWLRDCGAEVIDLAVPFHTAVTAGQVEQALAAHPEIDFVSLVHAEAATGNTNPVAEIGEAVRAHGALFMLDAVASVGAEPLLPDAWGVDLCVIGAQKAMGGPAGVSAVSVSARAWERLAANPRAPRRSYLSLLDWKERWIDGGRKALPHAPAQLEMLALEACVERIEAEGLDTLMARHAAAAAATRAGALALGGGLTPYVHEAKDAAPVATTLRAPKGVDAAGLVARSLATDPSLPLIAGGGALSKEMIRVNHYGMDATRGAVLSSLAALGAALADAGRQVNFEAARKAVSQTWPSE; encoded by the coding sequence GTGACGCACCCCTTCCTCGACCTCACCCCGCTCACCCCCGCGCATTTCGCGGCCGTCGAGCGGCGGGTGGCCGGTCTCCTCGCCACCGAGCAGGACGTCGTCATCATGCAGGGCGAGGCACTGCTCCCCCTCGAAGGCTGTATCCGGGGCGGCGCCCGGCCCGGCTCGACCGCACTGAACGTGGTGACGGGGCCGTACGGGCAGACCTTCGGTAACTGGCTGCGTGACTGCGGCGCCGAGGTCATCGACCTGGCCGTGCCCTTCCACACGGCCGTCACCGCCGGCCAGGTCGAGCAGGCGCTGGCCGCGCACCCGGAGATCGACTTCGTCTCACTGGTCCACGCGGAGGCGGCGACCGGCAACACCAACCCGGTCGCGGAGATCGGCGAGGCCGTGCGCGCGCACGGGGCGCTGTTCATGCTGGACGCCGTCGCCTCGGTGGGCGCCGAGCCGCTGCTGCCCGACGCGTGGGGTGTCGACCTGTGCGTGATCGGCGCGCAGAAGGCGATGGGCGGTCCGGCCGGGGTCTCCGCGGTGTCGGTGAGCGCCCGCGCCTGGGAGCGGCTCGCCGCCAACCCGCGGGCCCCGCGCCGCTCCTACCTCTCGCTGCTGGACTGGAAGGAGCGCTGGATCGACGGCGGCCGCAAGGCGCTGCCGCACGCACCGGCCCAGCTGGAGATGCTGGCGCTGGAGGCCTGCGTGGAGCGGATCGAGGCGGAGGGCCTGGACACGCTCATGGCCCGGCACGCCGCGGCGGCCGCGGCCACCCGGGCCGGCGCACTCGCGCTGGGCGGCGGCCTGACCCCGTATGTGCACGAGGCGAAGGACGCGGCACCGGTGGCGACCACGCTGCGCGCTCCCAAGGGCGTGGACGCCGCGGGCCTGGTCGCGCGGTCGCTCGCCACGGACCCGTCGCTGCCGCTGATCGCGGGCGGCGGGGCGCTGTCCAAGGAGATGATCCGGGTCAATCACTACGGGATGGACGCGACGCGGGGCGCGGTGCTCTCCTCGCTCGCGGCCCTGGGGGCGGCGCTGGCCGATGCGGGCCGGCAGGTCAATTTCGAAGCTGCCCGCAAGGCGGTTTCACAAACCTGGCCCAGCGAATAG
- a CDS encoding amidohydrolase family protein encodes MSDHEAPRVLHVKGRVLVGPEEVRDELWAVDGRVSYERPAGADGATVLSGWALPGLVDAHCHVGLDHHGAVDTATTEKQAVEDREAGALLLRDAGSPADTRWIDDREDLPKIIRAGRHIARTRRYTRNYAYEIEPDELVAYVAQEARRGDGWVKLVGDWIDREVGDLTACWPREAVAAAIAEAHRLGARVTAHCFAEDSLRDLVEAGIDCVEHATGLTEETIPLFAERGVAIVPTLVNIATFPSLARGGDAKYPRWSAHMRRLHERRYDTVGAAHDAGVPVFVGTDAGGVLAHGLVADEVAELVKAGIPALEALSAATWDARAWLGRPGLEEGAPADLVVYDEDPRADVRVLAAPRRVVLNGRVIG; translated from the coding sequence ATGAGTGATCACGAGGCGCCGCGGGTGCTGCATGTGAAGGGGCGGGTGCTCGTCGGCCCCGAAGAGGTCAGGGACGAGCTCTGGGCGGTCGACGGACGCGTCTCGTACGAACGGCCCGCCGGTGCGGACGGGGCGACGGTCCTCAGCGGGTGGGCGCTGCCGGGCCTGGTGGACGCCCACTGCCACGTCGGGCTCGACCACCACGGGGCCGTCGACACGGCGACCACGGAGAAGCAGGCCGTCGAGGACCGGGAGGCCGGTGCGCTGCTCCTGCGGGACGCGGGTTCGCCCGCCGACACCCGGTGGATCGACGACCGCGAGGACCTGCCGAAGATCATCAGGGCCGGCCGCCACATCGCCAGGACCCGGCGGTACACCAGGAACTACGCGTACGAGATCGAGCCGGACGAACTGGTGGCGTACGTGGCGCAGGAGGCGCGCCGCGGGGACGGCTGGGTGAAGCTGGTCGGCGACTGGATCGACCGGGAGGTGGGCGACCTGACCGCCTGCTGGCCGCGCGAGGCGGTCGCGGCGGCCATCGCCGAGGCGCACCGGCTGGGGGCCCGGGTCACCGCGCACTGCTTTGCCGAGGACTCGCTGCGCGATCTCGTCGAGGCCGGGATCGACTGTGTCGAGCACGCGACGGGGCTGACCGAGGAGACGATCCCGCTCTTCGCGGAGCGCGGGGTCGCGATCGTCCCGACGCTGGTCAACATCGCCACCTTCCCCTCGCTGGCGCGGGGCGGTGACGCCAAGTACCCGCGCTGGTCGGCCCATATGCGTCGGCTGCACGAGCGGCGTTACGACACGGTGGGCGCTGCCCATGACGCCGGTGTCCCCGTCTTCGTCGGCACCGACGCGGGCGGTGTGCTGGCCCACGGGCTGGTGGCCGACGAGGTCGCCGAACTGGTGAAGGCGGGCATCCCGGCCCTGGAGGCGCTGTCCGCGGCGACCTGGGACGCCCGCGCGTGGCTCGGCAGGCCGGGACTGGAGGAGGGCGCCCCCGCCGACCTGGTGGTGTACGACGAGGACCCGCGGGCGGACGTGCGCGTGCTGGCCGCGCCCCGCAGGGTCGTGCTGAACGGGCGCGTGATCGGCTGA
- a CDS encoding SCO1860 family LAETG-anchored protein has protein sequence MNSNTFRLAALAVAAAPVALLVAVPAQAATATTATTTGGGKASAVVLRTALDVSLLNKTIDVPLKTTLNEVHAPATAKETALSVRLDGVDHGQPFNVLRADVATANATVDKRRAEGYTNIAKARLHLPGLPLLSLIEVEQITSKAVCEVGHKPVAESNVLGHVKILGQRVTLTAGGTTQVKVPGVGEVTLDLSKTHTTSHTAAASALQLKVSVNPLKLNVADVQGEVTLAEATCETPRAPRPGGSTGGSSTGGSSDGGSSDGGSSDGGASDGGSGNGGSTDGGGSSTGGSGSSGSSGNGGSTAGDSGGGVKTQTGTGNAPAATDADLAETGSSSTSPYIAGGAALLLAVGAGAMVVTRRRARS, from the coding sequence TTGAACAGCAACACCTTCCGCCTCGCCGCCCTGGCGGTCGCCGCCGCTCCCGTCGCACTGCTGGTCGCCGTCCCCGCGCAGGCCGCCACCGCGACCACCGCCACGACCACCGGCGGCGGGAAGGCGAGCGCGGTAGTGCTCCGTACCGCACTCGACGTCTCACTCCTGAACAAGACGATCGATGTGCCGCTCAAGACCACGCTCAACGAGGTGCACGCCCCGGCCACCGCGAAGGAGACCGCGCTCAGCGTGCGGCTCGACGGCGTGGACCACGGGCAGCCGTTCAACGTGCTGCGTGCCGATGTCGCCACGGCGAACGCGACCGTCGACAAGCGCCGTGCCGAGGGCTACACCAACATCGCGAAGGCCCGGCTCCACCTGCCCGGTCTGCCGCTGCTCTCGCTGATCGAGGTCGAGCAGATCACGTCCAAGGCGGTCTGCGAGGTGGGCCACAAGCCGGTCGCCGAGTCGAATGTGCTGGGGCATGTGAAGATCCTCGGCCAGCGCGTCACCCTCACCGCCGGAGGCACCACACAGGTCAAGGTGCCGGGCGTCGGTGAGGTGACGCTCGACCTGTCGAAGACGCACACCACCTCGCACACCGCGGCGGCTTCGGCACTTCAGCTCAAGGTCTCGGTGAACCCGCTCAAGCTGAACGTCGCGGATGTGCAGGGCGAGGTCACGCTCGCCGAGGCCACCTGCGAGACGCCGAGGGCGCCCAGGCCGGGCGGCTCCACCGGCGGCTCCTCCACCGGCGGCTCCTCGGACGGCGGTTCGTCGGACGGCGGCTCCAGTGACGGCGGCGCGTCCGACGGCGGCTCCGGCAACGGCGGTTCGACCGACGGCGGCGGCTCCAGCACCGGCGGCTCGGGCAGCTCCGGCAGCTCCGGCAACGGGGGCTCCACGGCCGGGGACTCCGGCGGCGGTGTGAAGACGCAGACCGGCACCGGCAACGCCCCCGCGGCCACCGACGCCGACCTCGCCGAGACGGGCTCCAGCTCCACCTCGCCGTACATCGCGGGTGGTGCGGCGCTGCTGCTGGCCGTCGGCGCCGGCGCGATGGTCGTGACCCGGCGGCGTGCGCGGAGCTGA
- a CDS encoding ZIP family metal transporter, with the protein MAVFVALGAFLMTLAGGWVAQRVTDRRHLVLGFAGGLMLGVVGLDLLPEAIEAAGGLVFGVPAALLLFVGGFLVAHLVERLLAVRQAAHGAGEERVPQVGLTAAAAMVGHSLMDGVALGAAFQVGGGMGAAVALAVITHDFADGFNTYTITSLYGNARRKALAMLYADAAAPVVGAATTLLFTLPAELLGCYLGFFGGALLYLAAAEILPEAHHDHPARSTLLCTIAGVGFIWLVVGLAG; encoded by the coding sequence ATGGCGGTGTTCGTCGCGCTCGGCGCGTTCCTGATGACCCTGGCCGGCGGCTGGGTCGCCCAGCGCGTCACCGACCGCCGCCACCTGGTCCTCGGCTTCGCGGGCGGACTGATGCTCGGCGTGGTCGGCCTGGACCTGCTGCCGGAGGCGATCGAGGCCGCGGGCGGTCTCGTCTTCGGCGTACCGGCGGCCCTGCTGCTGTTCGTCGGCGGCTTCCTGGTCGCCCACCTGGTGGAGCGGCTGCTCGCGGTACGCCAGGCCGCACACGGCGCGGGCGAGGAACGGGTGCCCCAGGTAGGGCTGACCGCGGCGGCGGCGATGGTCGGCCACAGCCTGATGGACGGGGTGGCGCTCGGCGCGGCCTTCCAGGTCGGCGGCGGCATGGGCGCGGCCGTCGCCCTCGCCGTCATCACCCACGACTTCGCGGACGGCTTCAACACGTACACGATCACCAGCCTGTACGGGAACGCCCGCCGCAAGGCCCTCGCGATGCTCTACGCGGACGCGGCGGCGCCCGTCGTCGGCGCGGCGACGACGCTTCTGTTCACCCTTCCGGCGGAACTCCTCGGCTGCTATCTCGGCTTCTTCGGCGGAGCGCTGCTCTACCTCGCCGCCGCCGAGATCCTGCCCGAGGCGCACCACGACCACCCGGCCCGCTCCACCCTGCTCTGCACGATCGCCGGAGTGGGCTTCATCTGGCTGGTCGTGGGCCTCGCGGGCTGA